GTCCGTCGCCGTACGGGCTGGCATCGGCGATGAAGTGCGCCGCCACCCGCGGCCCGTTGCAGGCGTCGTGCACGGCAGCCACGATCCGCGCCGGATCGGTGCCCACCAGGCGCACCACGCCGGCCTGCACCGCTTCGGGGCGCTCGGTGACATCGCGCATCACCAGGACCGGGCGGCCCAGCGCCGGGGCTTCTTCCTGCACGCCGCCGGAGTCGGTCAGCACCACATGCGCGCGCTGCATCAGGCGCACGAAGCTGAGGTAATCCTGCGGTGGAATCAGGTGCACGTTGTCCAGCCCGCCCAGATGGGCATGCACCGGCCCCTGCACGTTCGGGTTGAGGTGCACCGGGTACACGATCTGCAGGTCGTCGCGCAGGGCCAGCTCGGCCAGCGCGCGGCAGATGTTCTCGAAGCCGCCGCCGAAGTTCTCGCGGCGGTGGCCGGTGACCAGCAGCAGCTTGCGCTGGCTTTCCAGGAACGGGAAATGCGCGTCGATCGAGGTGCGCAGCGTCGCGTCCTGGTCGATGCGTTCGACGGTCTGCTTGAGCGCGTCGATGACGGTGTTGCCGGTTACGCTGATGCGCCCGGCCAGGTTTTCCTGTTCCAGGTTGTAGCGCGAGCTGTTGGTGGGGGCGAACAGATGATCGGCGACCACGTCGATCACGCGGCGGTTCATCTCTTCGGGCCACGGCTGCTGCAGGTCGCCGGTGCGCAGGCCGGCTTCAACGTGCGCCACCGGAATGCGGCGGTGGAAGGCCGCCAGCGCCGCGGTCATCGCCGTGCTGGTATCGCCGTGCACCAGCACCCGGTCCGGCTGTACCTGTTCGTAGAGCGCGTCGAGTTTGGCGAACAGACGGGAACACAGCCCGTTGAGGGTCTGGTTGGCGACCATGACATCGAGGTCGTGATCGGGGTGGATGTCGAACAGCGACATCACCTGGTCAAGCATCGCCCGGTGTTGGCCGGTGATGCAGACGATGGACTCGATGCCCGGCGCGGCATGCAGCGCGCGGACCAGCGGTCCCATCTTGATGGCTTCAGGCCGCGTACCAAAAACAGATAGAACCTTCACCCGACTGCTCCCTGTGATGACCAACGACTGTGACTTCCATCACGCAAATCGTAGGCCAAGTGCGGCGAGCTAGCCAGTGCAACGTGATGGATATCACATTTCCCCGGGAAAGTGACGCTGTGCGTCACTTATTGCCCCGGAGCACGGCTCATTGTGGCGCTTTTGTCCGTGTCACCCGGGTGAAAGCTCGAACACCTGGCGCAGGTAGGCCAGGTAGCCGGGGTCATCGCACATGCTCTTGCCCGGCGAATCGCTGAGCTTGGCCACCGGCTGGCCGTTGCAGCGGACCATCTTGATGACGATGTTGAGCGGGGTCGGCCCCAGGTCGTTGGTGAGGTGCGTGCCGACGCCGAAGGCGACCTGGCAGCGGCCACGGAAGTAGTCGAACAGCTGCATCACCTTCTCGATGTTCAAGCCATCGCTGAAGACCAGCACCTTGCTGCGCGGGTCCACGCGGCGGTCCTTGAAGTGCGCGAGCATGCGATCGCCCCAGGCGAAGGGATCGCCGGAGTCGTGGCGCACGCCATCGAACAGCTTGCAGAAGTACATGTCGAAGTCGCGCAGGAACGCGTCCAGCCCGACCACGTCGGAGAGCGCAATGCCGAGATCGCCGCGGTATTCGCGCGCCCACGATTCCAGCGCGGCCACCTGCGAATCGCGCAGGCGCGGGCCCAGTGCCTGGAACGCCTGCAGGTACTCGTGGGCCATGGTGCCGTGCGGGGTCATGCCGTACAGGCGGGCGAAATGCACGTTGCTGGTGCCCACGAACTGCGCGCCCAGCGCGTCGCGCATCATCGGCAGCATGCGCGCATGCCATTCACGCGAGTAGCGGCGGCGGCTGCCGTAGTCGGCGATGCGGCACAGCTCGAAGCCGGGCGTGTCGCGCAGCAGCGCGGTCTTGGCCTGCAGGCGGCGCTCGCCTTCGGCGAAATCGGCGGTGGTGGTGTTGCGGAACCACACCTCGTTGATGATCGCCAGCAGCGGCACTTCAAACAGGATGGTGTGCAGCCAGGGGCCGGTGATGTCCAGCTCGATCTCGCCGGGCACGCTGGCCGACGGCTGCAGCCGGATGTACTTGCGGTCCAGGTGGAACAGGCCGAGGAAATCGGCGAAGTCCGCTTTGACGAAGCGCAGGCCGCGCATGTACTCCAGCTCTTCGGTGCTGAAGCGGAGCTGGCACAGCTGGTCGATCTCGGCGTTGATCTGGTCGATGTAGCTGGCCAGGTCGATGCCGGGGGTGCGGCACTTGAACCGGTACTGGACCTGGGCGCCGGGATGCTGATGCAGCACCGCCTGCATCATGGTGAACTTGTACAGGTCGGTGTCGAGCAGGGACTGGATGATCATGCGGCGATTATGCGCCTGCGTGGATGTACCCACCAACGGTGGGTACCTACCGGGATGCGTGCCCACGGTGGGCCATTACCGCGCGCGCAGCAGCCGTGGAATCTGCACGACCGCGTGGGCCCAGATCGCGGCGAACACCGCGCCCTGTACCGGCAGGCTGCGCTGGTCGGCTTCGAACTTGCGGAAGTAGCGCCACAGACCACGGTGCTTGTGCCATTCCACAAAGAACGGCCGCGAGCGGCTGGACACCCCGCGCACGTGCACCGCCTGCAGGTCGTTGGCGATCGCCACCAGCGCGCCGGCCTGGCGCACGCGACGGCACAGGTCGAGGTCTTCGGCGTGCAGCCGGTAACCGGCATCCCAGCCGCCGATACGGTCGAACAGGGTGCGCGGCATCAGCAACAACGCCCCCGACAGCGCCGGCACCGGCTGCAGCGGCAGGCTGTGGTCCACCGCGATCGCCAGCTTGGCGCCCTGCCCCGGCGAGCGCAGCATGGCCCCGAAATCCGGATCACGACGGCGCACGGCCGGGTCGGGCTGGCCCTGCTCGTCGACCTGTTCCATGCCCAGCAGGCAATCGCCGATGGCCATGCCGCGTTCGCACAGCGCGGCCAGGGTGCCCGGCTCGACCAGCAGGTCCGGGTTGATGAAGGCCAGCCACGGTGCGCGGCTGTCGGCCACGCCCTGGTTGTTGGCGGCCGCGAAACCGGGGTTGTCCGGGTTGGCGATGAAACGCACGCGCGGGTCGGCGGTGGCGTGGCGTTGCACGATATCCAGGGTGGCATCGGTGGACCCGTTGTCGACCACCCGGATCTCGACCACGCCGTCGGCCCCGCGCAGCCTGGCCAGACAGGCATCCAGCGTGCTCGCGCTCTGGTAGCTGACAACGATGGCGGCGATGGCAATGCTCACACGGGTCACTCCGGAAGGGATGCAGGCGGCGGGGCGAACAAGTCGCCCTGCGAACGCGGCATTATCGCCTGCCGGTGCAGCTGCTGCAGGGTTTCACGGGTGCTGCGCAGCGGGTCGGCCATCAGGAACGCGGCCAGGCGGGGCTGCCAGCCCGGCCAGCGGGTGCCCAACGCGTCCATGTCGCCGTCGAACGCAGTGGCTTCGCCGGCGCGCGCCACGAAGGCGGTTTCGCACAGCGCATTGCGCCAGCCCAGCCCGGCCATGCGCAGGCTCAGGTCGACCAGCGCGGCATTCCACGAGCCGTAGCTGTGCATGTCCAGGCCACCGGCCTTGCGCCGGGCGTTGGCCCGCAGCAGTACCGCGTGGGTCACCGCCGAGGGCAGTTCAGGATGCATCGGCGGCAACCCGGCGCAGGCCTGGGCCATTGCGTAGAGGTCGGCCGGTACCGGGTCGATCTCGCCCAGCCGTGGCCAGGCCGCGGTTTCACCGGCGTTGCACCACGGCGTGGCCGAGCCGATCGACGGGTCACGCGCGAAACAGGCATCCAGCTGCTGCAGCCAGCCCGGCGCGGGAATGGCGTCGGGCGCCAGCACCACCACGTCGGCGCCTGCGCAGGCACGCAACATCTCATCCAGGTGGGCCACCTCGCCGATGCTGCGCGCGCGCCGGGTGTATTCGGCACGCAGCCGGGTGTGGGCCAGCCAGTGCTCGATCACCGGCTGCACGCGCGGGCCGGCCTGGCCGTCGTCGGCCAGCCATACCGCGGTGTCGGCCGGCGTGCCGGCGTCCAGTGCGCCCAGGCAAAGATCCAGGGCGGTGTCATCGACCCCGATCGGCAGCAGCACGATCGTCCCCATCGGTCCCCCTGTCTGCGGCACGCGTGGCCGCAGCGTAGCTCAGTTCTTCGGCTTCTGGTGGTTCGGGAACGGCTCCATGGCACGGAAGCGGTTGCTGTACTCGTCGGTGAGGTTGCGCGATTCCTGCGCGTTGCGGACGATCGTCGGGGTCAGCAGCACGATCACTTCCGAACGACCGGTGTTCTGGGTCTTCCTGCCGAACAGGGCGCCCAGCACCGGGATCTTGCTCAGACCCGGAACGCCGTTGGAGCCATCTTCGTCGGAGTTGGTGATCAACCCGGCCAGCATGATGGTGTCCCCGCTCTGCACGGCCGCTTCGGTGGAAATCTTGCGCGTGTTGATCGGCGGGTTGCAGGTGGTCTTGGTTGGATCGCAGCCGGCCGGAATGGCACCGGCCGAGCTGACTTCCTGCACGATGTCCAGGAACACCACGCCATCGCGGGTAATGCGCGGGCGCACCTTGAGGATCACGCCGGTGTCCAGGTACTGCACCTGGCTGTAGGTGTTGTCGCCGCCGGTGCCGGTGTTGACCGACACCGAGTTGATCGGGATCTGGGTGCCCACGTTGAGCGTGGCTTCGGCGTTGTTGCGCACGAACAGCGACGGGGTCTGCAGCAGGCGCAGGTTGCTGACCTTGTCCAGCGCCGTCACCACCGCCGCCGCGTTCTTGCCGAGGAAGGTCCAGCCCACCCCGCCATCGCCGACCGCGCCGGAAATGCTGCCCCAGATCGAACGCCCCAGCGCGCTGGGCAGGTCGATGCCGCTTTCGGTCTTGCCGGTGGCCACGGCCTGCTCGAAGAACCAGTTCACGCCGTAGCTGAGGTCGCCGGTCAGCGACACTTCGGCCACCTGCGCTTCGATGTGGACCTGCATCGGCATCACGTCGAGCTTTTCAATCACCTCGCGGATCGACCGCCAGGCTTGCGGGGTGGAGCGCACCAGCAGCGTGTTGGTTTCTTCCACCGCCGAGATGCCCACGGTGTCGCCCTGCACTTCCAGGCTGAAACTGGCGTTGCCGCTCTGCCGCTGCGGCAGGCTCAGGGTGCCCTCGCCCAGCCCGCCGCGGCCACTGCCGCTGCCGGACCCGGTGTTGAGCGAGATGCTGTTGTTAGCGTTGTCGCGGCCGCCCAGGTCCATCTGGGTGGCGCCCGGTGCCAGTGAACCGCTGCT
This is a stretch of genomic DNA from Stenotrophomonas rhizophila. It encodes these proteins:
- the wecB gene encoding non-hydrolyzing UDP-N-acetylglucosamine 2-epimerase is translated as MKVLSVFGTRPEAIKMGPLVRALHAAPGIESIVCITGQHRAMLDQVMSLFDIHPDHDLDVMVANQTLNGLCSRLFAKLDALYEQVQPDRVLVHGDTSTAMTAALAAFHRRIPVAHVEAGLRTGDLQQPWPEEMNRRVIDVVADHLFAPTNSSRYNLEQENLAGRISVTGNTVIDALKQTVERIDQDATLRTSIDAHFPFLESQRKLLLVTGHRRENFGGGFENICRALAELALRDDLQIVYPVHLNPNVQGPVHAHLGGLDNVHLIPPQDYLSFVRLMQRAHVVLTDSGGVQEEAPALGRPVLVMRDVTERPEAVQAGVVRLVGTDPARIVAAVHDACNGPRVAAHFIADASPYGDGRASARIVAALRGEPFDEFVAAHAAPLSQSSLSEVTP
- the gspD gene encoding type II secretion system secretin GspD; the protein is MTLRLFSPRLFSLSLLASVLVGCATVPAPEVRRNAVLDSHQVVAGDGSRDGVNAEPLEATGAPQPVIRRGTGTMINRSAAAAAAPSLGQAGNGTATFNFEGESVHAVVKAILGDMLGQNYVIAPGVQGTVTLATPKPVSSAQALNLLEMVLGWNNARMVYSGGRYNIVAADQALAGTVAPSTAPAANARGFEVRVIPLQYISATEMKKVLEPYARPNAIVNVDSGRNVITLGGTRSELENYLRTVEIFDVDWLSGMSVGVFPIQTGKAEQVAADLEKVFGEESKTPSAGMFRFLPLENANAVLVITPQARYLDQIQQWLERIDTAGGSARLFSYELRYVKAKDLAERLAEAFANENSRGGRGSSGSLAPGATQMDLGGRDNANNSISLNTGSGSGSGRGGLGEGTLSLPQRQSGNASFSLEVQGDTVGISAVEETNTLLVRSTPQAWRSIREVIEKLDVMPMQVHIEAQVAEVSLTGDLSYGVNWFFEQAVATGKTESGIDLPSALGRSIWGSISGAVGDGGVGWTFLGKNAAAVVTALDKVSNLRLLQTPSLFVRNNAEATLNVGTQIPINSVSVNTGTGGDNTYSQVQYLDTGVILKVRPRITRDGVVFLDIVQEVSSAGAIPAGCDPTKTTCNPPINTRKISTEAAVQSGDTIMLAGLITNSDEDGSNGVPGLSKIPVLGALFGRKTQNTGRSEVIVLLTPTIVRNAQESRNLTDEYSNRFRAMEPFPNHQKPKN
- a CDS encoding glycosyltransferase family 2 protein, which produces MSIAIAAIVVSYQSASTLDACLARLRGADGVVEIRVVDNGSTDATLDIVQRHATADPRVRFIANPDNPGFAAANNQGVADSRAPWLAFINPDLLVEPGTLAALCERGMAIGDCLLGMEQVDEQGQPDPAVRRRDPDFGAMLRSPGQGAKLAIAVDHSLPLQPVPALSGALLLMPRTLFDRIGGWDAGYRLHAEDLDLCRRVRQAGALVAIANDLQAVHVRGVSSRSRPFFVEWHKHRGLWRYFRKFEADQRSLPVQGAVFAAIWAHAVVQIPRLLRAR
- the pncB gene encoding nicotinate phosphoribosyltransferase, encoding MIIQSLLDTDLYKFTMMQAVLHQHPGAQVQYRFKCRTPGIDLASYIDQINAEIDQLCQLRFSTEELEYMRGLRFVKADFADFLGLFHLDRKYIRLQPSASVPGEIELDITGPWLHTILFEVPLLAIINEVWFRNTTTADFAEGERRLQAKTALLRDTPGFELCRIADYGSRRRYSREWHARMLPMMRDALGAQFVGTSNVHFARLYGMTPHGTMAHEYLQAFQALGPRLRDSQVAALESWAREYRGDLGIALSDVVGLDAFLRDFDMYFCKLFDGVRHDSGDPFAWGDRMLAHFKDRRVDPRSKVLVFSDGLNIEKVMQLFDYFRGRCQVAFGVGTHLTNDLGPTPLNIVIKMVRCNGQPVAKLSDSPGKSMCDDPGYLAYLRQVFELSPG
- a CDS encoding glycosyltransferase family 2 protein; this encodes MGTIVLLPIGVDDTALDLCLGALDAGTPADTAVWLADDGQAGPRVQPVIEHWLAHTRLRAEYTRRARSIGEVAHLDEMLRACAGADVVVLAPDAIPAPGWLQQLDACFARDPSIGSATPWCNAGETAAWPRLGEIDPVPADLYAMAQACAGLPPMHPELPSAVTHAVLLRANARRKAGGLDMHSYGSWNAALVDLSLRMAGLGWRNALCETAFVARAGEATAFDGDMDALGTRWPGWQPRLAAFLMADPLRSTRETLQQLHRQAIMPRSQGDLFAPPPASLPE